A region of Nitrosomonas stercoris DNA encodes the following proteins:
- a CDS encoding 7-cyano-7-deazaguanine synthase gives MKKAVVLLSGGLDSATVLAIAKQSGFACYALSVHYGQRHAAELVAAKQISQALQVHEHQIFELDLSVLTTSALTNSAIAVPTNNNDQGIPVTYVPARNTIMLSLALAWAEVLESQDIFVGVTAVDYSGYPDCRPDYIAAFATMANLATKAGREGKTLTIHTPLIDLPKHEIIRRGTALGIDYSMTVSCYQADDVGRACGKCDACRIRKNGFTAANMADPTRYQQNS, from the coding sequence ATGAAAAAAGCAGTTGTACTCTTATCCGGCGGACTTGATTCCGCGACAGTGCTGGCCATTGCCAAGCAAAGCGGTTTTGCCTGTTATGCCTTGAGTGTTCATTATGGTCAGCGCCATGCAGCAGAATTAGTAGCAGCCAAGCAGATTAGTCAAGCACTTCAAGTTCATGAACATCAAATATTCGAGTTGGATCTATCTGTTTTAACAACTTCCGCATTAACTAATTCTGCCATTGCTGTACCGACAAACAACAATGATCAAGGAATCCCCGTGACATATGTACCAGCTCGCAACACTATTATGTTGTCACTGGCGTTAGCTTGGGCGGAAGTGCTGGAAAGCCAGGATATTTTTGTTGGTGTGACCGCAGTGGATTATTCAGGTTATCCTGATTGCCGTCCGGATTATATTGCTGCATTTGCAACCATGGCCAATTTAGCTACCAAGGCGGGCAGAGAAGGAAAAACACTGACCATTCATACGCCTCTAATTGATTTACCCAAGCATGAAATTATTCGTCGTGGCACGGCGTTGGGAATAGATTACAGTATGACTGTTTCATGTTATCAAGCAGATGATGTTGGACGAGCTTGCGGAAAATGTGATGCTTGCCGTATTCGTAAAAATGGATTTACAGCGGCTAATATGGCTGATCCAACGCGCTATCAACAGAACAGTTAA
- a CDS encoding Outer membrane protein assembly factor BamD produces the protein MLRALLPVFLLLGSSMAQAALFGDSETREQMDALRAKVSEMEARMQRTEEVFMGQSLIELHSQAETLKEELGKLRGKIEVLEDENRSLRKQQKDFYLDLDNRLRQLEPDSATSAPALPPSETSLAVQEEKINQDNTASPSASASKAAPVVLQLPNTEQRNQYDAVYALFKDGDYSSAITGFERFLTQHPQSALAPAAAYWIGNAHYAMRDFDKAIAAQQRLLDVYPNSSKTPDGLLNMASSQVEVGQKAAAKKTLEELIANYPTTEAAEKARRRFGSLK, from the coding sequence ATGCTGCGCGCACTCCTGCCTGTATTTTTGTTACTTGGCAGCAGTATGGCACAAGCTGCCTTGTTTGGTGATTCTGAGACACGTGAGCAGATGGATGCGTTGCGTGCAAAAGTATCAGAAATGGAGGCGCGCATGCAGCGCACTGAGGAGGTGTTCATGGGTCAATCGCTGATTGAGTTACATTCTCAGGCGGAAACTCTGAAAGAAGAACTCGGTAAATTGCGTGGAAAAATTGAAGTGTTAGAGGATGAAAATCGTTCATTGCGCAAGCAGCAAAAGGATTTTTATCTGGATCTGGACAATCGTTTGCGCCAGCTTGAACCAGATTCAGCAACTTCCGCTCCTGCATTACCTCCTTCTGAAACTTCGCTTGCTGTACAGGAAGAGAAGATTAATCAAGACAATACTGCTTCGCCATCTGCTTCTGCATCCAAGGCAGCACCGGTTGTGCTGCAATTGCCTAATACGGAACAGCGCAATCAATATGATGCTGTCTATGCCTTATTCAAGGATGGCGATTATAGTAGCGCTATCACTGGATTTGAACGTTTTTTGACACAACACCCACAATCTGCTCTAGCACCTGCAGCTGCTTATTGGATAGGCAATGCACACTACGCAATGCGAGATTTTGACAAGGCAATTGCAGCACAGCAGCGTTTGCTTGATGTGTATCCAAATAGCTCCAAAACACCAGATGGGCTGCTTAATATGGCCAGCAGCCAAGTTGAAGTTGGTCAAAAAGCGGCAGCCAAAAAGACGCTGGAAGAACTCATCGCTAATTATCCTACTACTGAGGCAGCAGAAAAGGCTAGGCGTCGCTTTGGATCTTTAAAGTAA
- a CDS encoding putative glycerol-3-phosphate acyltransferase produces the protein MVTIILIIAAYLLGSVSFAVVASWLFKLPDPRSYGSGNPGATNVLRTGKKAAAIITLLGDAGKGWLAVVIARYWSNTEGLGNEVIAGMALAVFLGHLFPIFLRFKGGKGVATSAGVLLGLNPWLGLLTILTWLVVALVSRISSLSALLAALLAPVYAYFLLEQEIFVLTVLLLSALLIIKHHSNIANLLAGKETKIGKSSSS, from the coding sequence ATGGTTACAATTATTTTAATTATTGCTGCCTATCTGCTGGGCTCGGTTTCCTTTGCTGTTGTTGCTAGCTGGCTGTTCAAATTACCTGATCCACGTAGTTATGGTTCTGGCAATCCGGGTGCTACCAATGTATTACGTACAGGCAAAAAAGCAGCGGCCATTATTACCCTGCTAGGCGATGCCGGAAAAGGCTGGTTGGCTGTGGTGATAGCCAGGTATTGGAGCAATACCGAGGGATTGGGCAATGAAGTAATTGCCGGCATGGCATTGGCAGTATTTTTAGGCCATTTATTTCCGATTTTTCTTAGATTCAAGGGGGGGAAAGGGGTGGCTACTTCAGCGGGTGTATTGCTCGGATTAAATCCTTGGTTAGGGCTGCTGACTATTCTAACTTGGTTAGTGGTGGCGTTGGTTTCTCGTATTTCTTCCTTATCTGCCTTATTGGCAGCATTACTTGCTCCCGTGTATGCCTATTTCTTACTAGAGCAGGAAATATTTGTGCTGACTGTGCTGCTGTTATCCGCCTTGCTGATTATCAAACATCATTCAAACATAGCAAATTTACTGGCTGGCAAAGAAACCAAAATAGGTAAAAGCAGTTCATCTTGA
- a CDS encoding protein TolB, which translates to MKSSDSSVASFYSIRLSVFFVGLLLWLINMPSQAALDIEIFGGGANKMPIAVAPFTGERSLPQDISTIVAADLKRSGLFKLIDPLGLTSHEPVSYVDWLGRGANTVVVGNTETLPDGRVEIQFRLLDVVKQTQLTGFGGTVTPEQLRAFAHRIADIVYETLTNEPGVFSTRIAFVKKQAGKYALQVADYDGANAHSLIEYTEPIISPAWSPNGSKIAYTSFENKKPVIYVQALATSERKAVANFKGSNSAPVWSPDGSKLAVVLTLHGGSQLYLINEDGSGLQRISNSQGIDTEPSFSPDGKWLLFTSDRGGSPQIYRMPVTGGAAERLTFEGDYNVSPHYSPDGKWFVYIHRNAGRLNVAVQDLATRHMQVLTDSSFDESPSFSPNNRMILYTTEISGRGILSIVSSDGQVKSRFSQEAGDIREAVWGPLLKQ; encoded by the coding sequence ATGAAAAGTTCTGATTCATCTGTTGCTTCTTTTTACTCGATACGGTTATCCGTTTTTTTTGTTGGCTTATTGCTGTGGTTAATTAATATGCCATCGCAGGCCGCACTGGATATTGAAATATTCGGTGGAGGGGCTAACAAGATGCCAATTGCTGTTGCGCCATTTACGGGTGAAAGAAGCTTACCGCAAGATATTTCTACCATCGTGGCGGCTGATCTAAAACGCAGTGGCTTGTTTAAACTGATTGATCCATTAGGCTTAACTTCACATGAGCCGGTGAGTTATGTTGATTGGCTGGGACGAGGTGCCAATACAGTGGTAGTAGGTAACACAGAAACATTGCCAGATGGACGAGTAGAGATTCAGTTTCGTTTGCTGGATGTAGTCAAACAAACTCAATTGACTGGATTTGGTGGAACGGTTACGCCTGAGCAATTGCGCGCTTTTGCCCATCGTATTGCTGATATTGTGTATGAAACCTTAACAAATGAACCTGGTGTGTTCAGCACAAGAATCGCTTTTGTTAAAAAGCAAGCAGGAAAATATGCGCTGCAAGTGGCGGATTATGATGGGGCAAATGCGCATTCGCTGATTGAATATACCGAGCCAATTATCTCCCCAGCCTGGTCACCGAATGGCAGCAAGATTGCTTACACTTCTTTTGAAAACAAGAAACCGGTAATTTATGTACAGGCGCTAGCTACCAGTGAGCGCAAAGCTGTCGCAAATTTCAAAGGTAGCAACAGTGCACCGGTTTGGTCGCCAGATGGTAGCAAGCTGGCGGTGGTGCTGACCTTGCATGGCGGCTCACAACTCTATTTGATTAATGAAGATGGTAGTGGTTTGCAGAGAATTTCAAATAGCCAAGGAATTGATACGGAGCCCAGTTTTTCTCCCGATGGCAAATGGCTGCTGTTTACTTCTGACAGAGGAGGGAGCCCGCAGATATATCGCATGCCAGTCACAGGAGGAGCTGCCGAACGCTTGACTTTTGAAGGAGATTACAATGTAAGTCCACACTATAGTCCGGATGGCAAATGGTTCGTTTATATCCATAGAAATGCAGGGCGATTGAATGTTGCTGTGCAGGATTTGGCAACTCGCCATATGCAGGTATTAACTGATTCCAGCTTTGATGAATCTCCCAGTTTTTCGCCTAATAATCGTATGATTCTCTATACAACAGAAATAAGTGGGCGTGGTATATTATCCATCGTTTCCAGTGATGGTCAGGTAAAAAGCCGTTTTTCACAAGAAGCAGGTGATATTCGGGAAGCAGTTTGGGGGCCGCTGTTGAAACAATAG
- a CDS encoding tRNA N6-adenosine threonylcarbamoyltransferase: MLVLGIETSCDETGVALYDTQQGLLGHTLHSQINMHRDYGGVVPELASRDHIRQVLPLIAQLFEQTKTSLHAIDAIAYTQGPGLAGALLTGASIGNALAFAHNIPALPIHHLEGHLLSPLLSDPAPTFPFAALLVSGGHTQLMRVTDIGQYELLGETVDDAAGEAFDKTAKLLGLDYPGGSLLAELATQGQPKRFKLPRPMLHSHDLNFSFSGLKTAAALLINKQEMDAQTRADVALAFEEAITDVLVKKSVTALKTTGLQQLVVAGGVGANSRLRQKLQHQLVDTAVTVFFPELEFCTDNGAMIALAGALRLQQLNTLPPPANGSFTVKARWNLADL; encoded by the coding sequence ATGCTGGTATTAGGTATTGAAACGTCATGTGATGAAACAGGTGTCGCACTTTATGACACACAGCAAGGATTGCTTGGTCACACCCTGCATTCTCAAATCAATATGCACCGTGATTATGGTGGTGTTGTACCAGAACTTGCCTCACGTGACCATATCCGACAAGTGCTACCGCTCATTGCACAGCTATTTGAACAAACAAAAACCTCGCTGCATGCAATTGATGCCATTGCTTATACGCAAGGACCCGGATTGGCTGGTGCGTTGCTAACTGGCGCCAGTATCGGTAATGCACTAGCTTTTGCACACAATATTCCTGCGTTACCCATTCATCACCTGGAAGGCCATTTACTTTCTCCCCTCTTGTCTGATCCGGCTCCCACCTTTCCATTTGCCGCATTATTGGTATCAGGTGGTCATACACAGTTAATGCGCGTGACAGACATTGGACAATACGAATTATTGGGTGAAACAGTAGATGATGCCGCCGGAGAAGCATTTGACAAAACCGCTAAATTATTAGGATTGGATTATCCTGGTGGAAGTTTGCTGGCGGAACTAGCCACTCAAGGACAACCTAAAAGATTCAAACTGCCACGCCCCATGCTGCATAGCCATGATCTCAACTTCAGCTTCAGTGGCTTAAAAACAGCCGCGGCGTTACTCATCAACAAACAAGAAATGGATGCTCAAACACGAGCAGATGTCGCGCTTGCCTTTGAGGAAGCCATTACTGATGTGCTAGTCAAGAAATCAGTTACTGCACTAAAAACCACTGGTTTGCAACAACTTGTGGTTGCGGGGGGTGTCGGTGCAAACAGCCGTTTGCGCCAAAAATTACAACACCAATTGGTTGATACAGCAGTGACCGTTTTTTTTCCTGAATTGGAGTTTTGTACTGATAATGGCGCCATGATTGCATTGGCTGGTGCGCTACGGCTACAACAACTTAATACTCTACCGCCGCCAGCAAACGGTAGCTTCACCGTTAAAGCGCGTTGGAATCTGGCTGATTTATAA
- a CDS encoding dihydroneopterin aldolase, which yields MDIIFLKEFRVKTLIGIYPWEKKIPQTIELNIEIALPSQQASQTDHIEDALDYSKVVDKINSMLAQQHFSLLETLTEHIAQMILNEFGSPWVKISAAKLNVIPGVKQLGICIERSQSHH from the coding sequence ATGGATATTATCTTTCTCAAGGAATTTAGAGTAAAAACTTTAATTGGTATTTATCCATGGGAAAAGAAAATTCCACAAACAATTGAATTAAATATTGAAATCGCCTTACCTTCCCAGCAAGCTAGCCAAACCGATCACATTGAAGATGCGTTAGATTACTCAAAAGTTGTCGACAAAATCAATTCAATGCTTGCGCAACAGCATTTTTCTTTGCTTGAAACGCTAACAGAACATATCGCACAAATGATACTGAATGAATTTGGCTCTCCCTGGGTAAAAATTAGCGCGGCCAAACTGAATGTCATTCCAGGCGTGAAACAACTGGGTATTTGTATCGAGCGCAGCCAATCACATCATTAG
- a CDS encoding 30S ribosomal protein S21, with product MTTVKVKENEPFEIAMRRFKRAIEKTGLLTELRAREFYEKPTAERKRKRAAAVKRTYKRLRSQMLPPKLY from the coding sequence ATGACTACTGTTAAAGTCAAGGAAAATGAACCATTTGAAATTGCTATGCGCCGTTTTAAACGCGCGATTGAAAAAACAGGCTTGCTGACCGAGCTACGTGCGCGCGAATTCTACGAAAAACCAACAGCAGAGCGTAAGCGCAAACGTGCAGCGGCAGTTAAGCGCACCTACAAACGACTACGTAGCCAGATGTTGCCACCTAAATTATATTAA
- a CDS encoding DNA primase gives MIAQSFIQELLDRIDIVDIVTQHLQLKKAGANFTACCPFHSEKTPSFTVNSAKQFYHCFGCGRHGNAINFLMEHTGANFVEAVETLAARAGMQMPAQENTVSAASNVNNDSINKTTSKVIDEKKRALSDLYERMEQAARFYRAQLKHSEQAIAYLKKRGVSGQTALRFEIGYAPAGWQNLAAVFTDYPARNAEHVLIQTGLIVAHDGKKNYDRFRHRIIFPIRNYKNKIVGFGGRSLDNQEPKYLNSPETPLFIKGRELYNLAAAGFAIRKVNRVVVVEGYMDVVMLTQHGVENVVATLGTATTPTHIQKLFRYADEVVFCFDGDAAGVKAAWRALETSLPKLKDEKVIKFLFLPEREDPDSYVRKYGTDRFDALLQKAQPLSVFLCEELSNRVNLNISEGRAQLIQQAKPLLAQINAPIFGLMLVKRIAELARIDPQQLIALLKTDQRNQLPLSGARVKNMSRSLSVTPYRRLIQILLCVPTYVNELDMALLKSNEEQSEEKSLLMSLIDFLATLPRSVMDELNVGTIMLQFDQATQRTLLEQLSQDSHIQNNSWDIDAEFTGAVACLREIRRKSRITELHNRPLASLTLEEKKELRQLMLS, from the coding sequence ATGATTGCGCAATCGTTTATCCAAGAATTGTTGGATCGTATCGATATTGTCGATATTGTCACGCAACATCTTCAGCTTAAAAAGGCGGGTGCTAATTTCACAGCGTGTTGTCCTTTTCATAGCGAGAAAACTCCTTCTTTTACCGTCAACTCGGCCAAGCAGTTTTATCATTGTTTTGGTTGTGGGCGACACGGTAATGCCATTAATTTCTTAATGGAACATACGGGTGCTAATTTTGTTGAAGCGGTAGAAACGTTGGCAGCGCGCGCTGGTATGCAAATGCCTGCTCAGGAAAATACCGTTTCTGCAGCTAGTAACGTCAACAACGACTCAATCAATAAAACGACATCGAAGGTGATTGATGAAAAAAAGCGCGCATTATCTGATTTGTATGAGCGCATGGAACAAGCGGCAAGATTCTATCGTGCGCAACTTAAGCATTCAGAACAGGCAATTGCCTATTTGAAAAAGCGTGGCGTATCAGGGCAAACAGCGTTGCGTTTTGAAATTGGTTATGCGCCTGCTGGCTGGCAGAATTTAGCAGCAGTGTTTACAGATTATCCTGCGCGTAATGCTGAGCATGTGTTGATCCAAACGGGTTTAATTGTCGCGCATGATGGCAAAAAAAATTATGATCGCTTTCGCCATCGCATCATATTTCCGATTCGTAATTATAAAAATAAGATAGTAGGGTTCGGCGGGCGGTCATTGGATAACCAAGAGCCGAAATATCTTAATTCTCCGGAAACACCTTTGTTTATCAAAGGACGAGAGCTTTACAATCTGGCTGCAGCTGGTTTTGCTATCCGGAAAGTCAATCGAGTCGTTGTCGTTGAAGGCTATATGGATGTGGTGATGCTGACGCAACATGGTGTAGAAAATGTTGTGGCAACTTTGGGTACCGCAACTACGCCAACTCACATCCAAAAGCTTTTTCGCTATGCAGATGAAGTTGTTTTTTGCTTTGATGGCGATGCAGCAGGTGTCAAAGCTGCCTGGCGGGCGCTGGAAACCAGTTTACCTAAACTCAAAGACGAAAAAGTTATCAAGTTTCTTTTTTTGCCGGAGCGGGAAGATCCAGATAGTTATGTACGCAAATATGGTACAGATCGTTTTGATGCGTTACTGCAAAAGGCACAGCCATTGTCTGTATTTTTGTGCGAAGAATTGTCTAATCGAGTCAATCTTAATATCAGCGAGGGGCGCGCCCAATTGATTCAGCAGGCAAAGCCATTATTAGCCCAGATCAACGCACCTATATTTGGATTGATGTTGGTTAAGCGTATCGCCGAATTAGCAAGGATAGATCCACAACAATTGATTGCGCTATTGAAAACGGATCAGAGGAATCAGCTTCCCTTATCTGGTGCTCGTGTAAAAAATATGTCGCGCTCTTTGTCAGTTACACCCTATCGAAGGTTGATACAAATCTTGTTGTGTGTGCCAACGTATGTGAATGAGCTGGATATGGCGCTTTTGAAATCAAATGAAGAGCAAAGTGAAGAAAAATCATTGTTGATGTCGTTAATAGATTTTCTTGCAACATTACCTCGCTCTGTAATGGATGAGCTGAATGTGGGGACGATTATGTTGCAGTTTGATCAAGCCACGCAGCGCACTTTGCTGGAGCAGCTCTCTCAAGATAGCCATATCCAGAATAACAGTTGGGATATAGATGCCGAATTTACAGGAGCTGTTGCATGTTTACGTGAAATCAGGCGTAAATCAAGAATAACGGAACTTCATAACCGACCACTTGCCTCACTTACCCTGGAAGAGAAAAAAGAGTTGCGGCAATTAATGCTTTCTTGA
- a CDS encoding 7-carboxy-7-deazaguanine synthase translates to MLRVTEIFYSLQGETSRVGLPTVFIRLTGCPLRCGYCDTSYAFSGGKRMHLDEIMHEVALFAPHYVTLTGGEPLAQTNSLALLTALCDQGYAVSLETSGALDISHVDTRVSRILDIKTPGSGEVAKNHWRNIDYLTAQDEIKFVLCDRADYDWAVEKLRTLKLDSLCPVLFSPVFNQLDSAKLADWILQDRLPVRLQLQLHKLLWGEECAGR, encoded by the coding sequence ATGTTACGGGTAACAGAAATTTTCTATTCTCTGCAAGGAGAAACCAGCCGTGTCGGGCTGCCAACGGTGTTTATCCGATTAACAGGCTGTCCGTTACGTTGTGGCTATTGCGATACTAGTTACGCGTTTTCTGGCGGGAAGCGTATGCATCTCGATGAAATTATGCATGAAGTCGCTTTGTTTGCACCGCACTATGTGACACTGACTGGGGGCGAACCGCTAGCGCAAACCAATAGCTTGGCGCTATTAACGGCGTTATGTGATCAAGGCTATGCGGTGTCGCTTGAAACAAGTGGCGCATTGGATATTTCACACGTAGATACGCGCGTATCCAGAATTTTGGATATTAAAACACCGGGTTCTGGTGAAGTAGCAAAGAACCATTGGCGCAACATTGATTATTTAACAGCGCAAGACGAAATAAAATTCGTGCTGTGTGATCGTGCTGATTACGATTGGGCGGTAGAAAAATTGCGAACACTTAAACTCGATAGCCTTTGTCCGGTGTTGTTTTCCCCTGTTTTTAACCAACTTGATTCCGCAAAATTAGCTGATTGGATATTACAGGATCGCTTGCCGGTACGTTTGCAACTGCAGTTGCATAAATTACTTTGGGGAGAAGAGTGTGCTGGGCGCTAA
- a CDS encoding outer membrane protein P6: MKKILIVLVIGLLSACASDNIQHSSDVEDHSYNTGSESMRGGVGSDGFGMNPLQDPSNILSQRSIYFDFDSYMVKSDYRNLVLAHAAYLRDNANAQVLLQGNTDERGSREYNLALGQRRANSVRDILLLSGARDQQVEAVSLGEEKPRALGDDESSWAENRRTDILYQGEY, translated from the coding sequence ATGAAAAAAATATTGATTGTTTTGGTAATTGGCCTGCTGTCAGCTTGCGCTAGCGATAATATACAGCATTCTTCTGATGTTGAGGATCATTCATACAACACGGGGAGTGAAAGTATGCGAGGCGGTGTAGGGTCAGATGGATTCGGTATGAATCCGTTGCAAGATCCTAGTAACATCCTGTCCCAGCGTAGTATTTATTTTGATTTCGACAGTTATATGGTGAAAAGTGACTATCGTAATCTGGTATTGGCACATGCTGCTTATTTACGTGATAACGCCAACGCTCAGGTGTTGCTGCAAGGGAATACTGACGAGCGTGGCAGTCGAGAATATAATCTCGCGCTCGGACAACGGCGTGCAAATAGCGTAAGGGATATTTTGTTATTATCCGGTGCGCGTGATCAGCAAGTTGAAGCAGTTAGCTTGGGTGAGGAAAAACCGCGTGCACTGGGTGATGATGAATCATCCTGGGCTGAAAATCGGCGTACTGATATCTTGTATCAAGGGGAATATTGA
- a CDS encoding putative protein YqeY, producing MNLRQKITEDVKAAMRAGEVKRRDALRLLQAALKQKEVDERIDLNDADVISIIEKMLKQRRDSIAQYEAAQRQDLAEIEKFEVSVLQTYMPEMLSDADLDHVINEVIASFSKEAPPKIGQVIAVLKPKLAGQADMSKVAQLVKEKIAAN from the coding sequence GTGAATTTAAGGCAAAAAATAACTGAAGATGTCAAAGCAGCCATGCGTGCGGGTGAGGTCAAGCGCCGAGATGCCTTGCGGCTGCTGCAGGCAGCTTTGAAGCAAAAGGAAGTTGATGAACGTATTGATCTGAATGATGCTGATGTTATTTCCATTATTGAAAAGATGCTAAAACAGCGCCGTGATTCCATTGCACAATATGAAGCAGCACAGCGTCAAGATTTGGCAGAGATCGAGAAATTTGAGGTGTCAGTGCTGCAGACCTACATGCCTGAAATGTTGAGTGATGCAGATTTAGATCATGTTATCAATGAGGTAATTGCCTCTTTTTCAAAAGAAGCTCCACCCAAAATTGGCCAAGTGATAGCTGTGTTGAAACCCAAGCTGGCTGGTCAAGCCGATATGAGCAAGGTTGCTCAATTAGTAAAAGAAAAAATAGCTGCTAATTAA